Proteins encoded by one window of Nitrincola iocasae:
- a CDS encoding ABC transporter ATP-binding protein — protein MEKPIGADSEKKKSFVVFDSVQKTYDGETLVVKNFNLDMDQGEFITLLGPSGSGKTTCLMMMAGFEVPTHGQILLDGTPITRLPPHKRGIGMVFQNYALFPHMTVAENLAFPLQVRNIPKSTVEEKVKRALAMVKLESFGDRRPAQLSGGQQQRVAVARSLVFEPALVLMDEPLGALDKNLREEMQFEIKYLHEDLGISMIYVTHDQTEALTMSDRIAVFDDGIVQQLATPEDLYESPENAFVASFIGENNAFVGEVLELTDEQADVRLPTGEVVHSLPVNVAGKGKQSTLSLRPERVCINPEPGSVPNILDAKVREVIYMGDHLRTRFEVAGNNEFIVKTPNSSAVHRYTAGDKITVGWTVSDCRALDA, from the coding sequence ATGGAAAAGCCGATTGGCGCTGATTCAGAAAAGAAAAAATCCTTCGTAGTTTTCGATAGTGTTCAGAAGACTTACGATGGTGAAACGCTGGTAGTTAAAAATTTTAACCTCGATATGGATCAGGGTGAATTTATCACGCTGTTAGGCCCATCTGGGTCGGGTAAAACCACCTGCTTGATGATGATGGCGGGTTTTGAGGTTCCTACGCATGGGCAAATTCTGCTGGATGGCACGCCCATCACGCGGCTGCCGCCACACAAGCGTGGTATAGGCATGGTGTTTCAGAACTATGCACTATTTCCCCACATGACTGTTGCGGAAAATCTCGCCTTTCCGCTACAAGTTCGCAATATTCCCAAATCTACCGTTGAAGAAAAAGTTAAACGTGCGCTAGCGATGGTTAAGCTGGAAAGCTTTGGTGATCGACGACCTGCTCAGCTCTCCGGTGGGCAGCAGCAGCGTGTTGCAGTGGCGCGTTCTCTGGTGTTTGAGCCAGCTTTGGTTTTGATGGATGAGCCTCTGGGTGCACTGGATAAAAACTTGCGAGAAGAGATGCAGTTTGAAATCAAATACCTGCATGAGGACCTGGGGATCAGTATGATCTACGTGACGCATGATCAAACAGAAGCCTTGACCATGTCTGATCGTATCGCTGTGTTTGATGATGGCATTGTGCAGCAACTGGCAACGCCAGAAGATTTGTATGAAAGTCCTGAAAATGCATTCGTCGCCAGCTTTATTGGTGAGAATAATGCGTTTGTTGGAGAAGTGCTGGAACTGACGGATGAGCAGGCAGATGTGCGTTTACCAACCGGTGAAGTCGTGCATTCGTTGCCTGTAAATGTTGCAGGCAAGGGTAAGCAGAGTACGCTGTCTCTGCGTCCTGAGCGCGTGTGTATTAATCCGGAACCTGGCTCTGTTCCCAATATCCTTGATGCTAAAGTCAGGGAAGTTATCTATATGGGTGATCATCTCAGAACCCGGTTTGAAGTGGCAGGTAACAACGAGTTTATCGTAAAAACACCAAATTCATCTGCTGTCCATCGTTATACGGCTGGCGATAAGATCACCGTAGGCTGGACCGTCAGTGATTGTCGCGCACTTGATGCGTAA
- the ftsH gene encoding ATP-dependent zinc metalloprotease FtsH: MAKNLVLWLVIAAVLLTIFNNFNTEPELGKLSYSEFVEEVQAGRVSKVLIDGFTITGQRQTGESFTTIRPAVQDPKLIDDLLSNNVLIEGKQPEGQSIWSQLLVAAFPILIIIAIFMFFMRQMQGGTGGKGGPMSFGKSKARMMSEDQIKTTFDDVAGVEEAKEEVAELVDYLRDPGKFQRLGGHIPRGVLMAGSPGTGKTLLAKAIAGEAKVPFFSISGSDFVEMFVGVGASRVRDMFDQAKKHAPCIIFIDEIDAVGRSRGVGLGGGNDEREQTLNQLLVEMDGFEGTEGVIVIAATNRPDVLDPALLRPGRFDRQVHVGLPDIRGRDQILKVHMRKVPLGDDVRSDLIARGTPGFSGADLANLVNEAALFAARFGKRVVGMDEFEKAKDKIMMGAERRSMVMSYKERLNTAYHESGHAIVGRLMPEHDPVYKVSIIPRGRALGVTMFLPAEDRYSHSRQGIISQICSLYGGRIAEEMTLGKDGVTTGASNDIQRATMLARNMVTKWGLSETLGPLLYAEEDDDPFGRGAGGGAKAKSEETQRAIDAEVKQIIEDCYAKAYKILTENRDILDSMTEALIKYETIGSTQLDELMERQPVSAPEGWQEPGEDTVENKPVASSSAVADADMPDAGEGESTDAEGGSSDTANPNPWVEPGGDDKDAPDQR, from the coding sequence ATGGCAAAAAATTTAGTATTGTGGCTCGTAATAGCGGCAGTACTGTTAACTATTTTCAATAATTTCAACACTGAGCCTGAGCTTGGCAAGTTGTCATATTCCGAATTTGTCGAAGAGGTGCAGGCAGGTCGTGTCTCCAAAGTTCTTATCGACGGATTCACGATTACTGGACAGCGACAAACGGGTGAAAGCTTTACCACCATCCGTCCTGCTGTACAGGATCCTAAGCTGATTGATGATCTGCTCTCCAATAATGTTTTGATTGAAGGCAAACAGCCCGAAGGACAGAGCATCTGGAGTCAGTTACTGGTTGCGGCCTTCCCGATTCTCATCATCATTGCTATTTTTATGTTCTTCATGCGCCAAATGCAAGGTGGTACCGGCGGCAAGGGTGGTCCTATGTCCTTTGGTAAATCCAAAGCACGTATGATGAGTGAAGATCAGATTAAGACCACGTTTGATGATGTTGCAGGTGTCGAAGAAGCCAAAGAAGAAGTGGCTGAGTTGGTCGACTACTTGCGTGATCCAGGGAAGTTCCAGCGCCTGGGTGGACATATTCCCCGTGGTGTTCTGATGGCCGGGTCGCCTGGTACAGGTAAAACGCTGTTGGCGAAGGCTATTGCCGGTGAAGCCAAAGTGCCATTTTTCAGCATTTCCGGTTCTGATTTTGTGGAAATGTTTGTTGGTGTGGGTGCGTCCCGCGTACGTGATATGTTTGATCAGGCAAAAAAACATGCCCCTTGTATTATCTTTATTGATGAAATAGATGCTGTCGGTCGTAGTCGTGGTGTTGGACTGGGTGGCGGTAATGATGAGCGTGAGCAGACATTGAACCAATTATTGGTTGAGATGGATGGCTTTGAAGGAACCGAAGGCGTTATCGTGATCGCGGCGACTAACCGTCCTGACGTGCTTGATCCAGCGCTGTTGCGTCCAGGTCGCTTTGACCGTCAGGTACATGTCGGTTTGCCGGATATTCGTGGTCGTGATCAGATCCTTAAAGTACATATGCGTAAAGTACCATTGGGTGATGATGTTCGCTCCGATCTTATTGCACGTGGTACCCCGGGCTTCTCTGGTGCCGATCTGGCTAACCTTGTCAATGAAGCCGCTTTGTTTGCAGCGCGTTTCGGTAAGCGCGTGGTAGGCATGGACGAGTTCGAAAAGGCTAAAGACAAAATTATGATGGGTGCTGAGCGCCGCTCCATGGTTATGTCTTATAAAGAGCGCCTGAATACTGCCTACCATGAGTCCGGTCATGCGATAGTTGGTCGTTTGATGCCTGAGCATGATCCAGTATATAAAGTATCTATTATTCCACGTGGACGGGCGTTGGGTGTGACCATGTTCTTGCCTGCTGAGGATCGTTATAGCCACAGCCGTCAGGGGATCATTTCTCAGATCTGTTCGCTATATGGTGGACGTATTGCCGAGGAAATGACCCTGGGTAAAGACGGTGTGACAACAGGTGCATCTAATGATATTCAGCGTGCTACGATGCTGGCTCGTAATATGGTTACCAAGTGGGGCTTAAGTGAGACCTTGGGGCCATTGCTCTATGCCGAAGAAGATGATGATCCGTTTGGCCGTGGTGCCGGCGGTGGTGCGAAAGCCAAGTCAGAGGAAACCCAGCGTGCCATTGATGCTGAAGTGAAGCAGATTATTGAAGACTGCTATGCTAAAGCCTATAAAATTCTGACAGAAAATCGTGATATTCTGGATTCAATGACTGAAGCGCTGATCAAGTATGAAACTATCGGTTCCACGCAGTTGGATGAATTGATGGAGCGGCAGCCAGTGAGTGCTCCTGAAGGTTGGCAGGAGCCTGGTGAAGACACTGTTGAAAACAAACCAGTAGCGTCTTCTTCGGCTGTAGCCGATGCTGATATGCCTGATGCCGGTGAGGGTGAATCAACTGATGCTGAAGGCGGTAGTTCGGATACTGCTAATCCTAATCCTTGGGTTGAGCCAGGTGGCGATGATAAGGATGCCCCCGATCAACGCTGA
- a CDS encoding YhbY family RNA-binding protein, translated as MSLTTEQKKHLRTLGHQLNPIIMVAGNGLSENIQLETDRALADHELIKVKVTVGDRQLKRDLIKELCQIVEATLVQEIGNIALLYRKSDNPNPKLSNLQRLK; from the coding sequence ATGAGCTTAACAACCGAGCAAAAAAAGCACCTGCGTACTTTGGGCCACCAGCTAAATCCCATCATTATGGTAGCGGGCAATGGTCTAAGCGAAAACATTCAACTGGAAACCGATCGGGCACTCGCAGATCATGAATTGATCAAGGTCAAAGTCACTGTCGGTGATCGCCAACTGAAGCGCGACCTGATCAAAGAACTCTGTCAGATCGTTGAAGCGACCCTGGTCCAGGAGATTGGCAATATCGCACTGCTTTACCGCAAGTCAGATAACCCTAATCCAAAGTTATCCAATCTACAGCGCCTGAAATAA
- the glmM gene encoding phosphoglucosamine mutase — MTRKYFGTDGIRGEVGIFPITPDFVLKLGWAAGCVFAREGHSKIIIGKDTRISGYMFESALEAGLSAAGVDVLLTGPMPTPAIAYLTRTFRADAGIVISASHNPYQDNGIKFFSAKGTKLPDEVELAIEAQMDLSMTTVPSGQLGKVRRVEDASGRYIEYCKGTVNGNLKLKGLRVVLDCANGATYHVAPCVFQELGAEVIEIASAPDGLNINEGSGATDVTSLRKVVQAEEADLGIALDGDGDRLIMVDHNGTVVDGDELLYIIAKAMHDQGILAGGVVGTLMSNFGLEQAFKRERIPFVRAKVGDRYVMEQLHSRGWDLGGESSGHIVCKQVSSTGDGIVAALQVLKAMSDAGASLAELKKGVVKLPQKMINVAVPKGVDPLGVAAVQAAVAEAEAKLGDTGRVLLRPSGTEPLVRVMVEGENSTLVKALCGSLAEAVEKALSSLVS; from the coding sequence TTGACACGTAAATATTTTGGAACTGATGGTATCCGGGGTGAAGTTGGCATTTTTCCGATAACGCCAGATTTTGTGCTTAAGCTGGGTTGGGCGGCTGGTTGTGTATTTGCCCGTGAAGGACATAGCAAAATTATAATCGGCAAGGATACGCGTATTTCCGGTTACATGTTTGAGTCAGCGCTTGAGGCAGGCTTGTCTGCAGCAGGCGTTGATGTGCTGCTGACGGGCCCTATGCCGACACCGGCTATCGCTTATTTAACCCGTACCTTCAGGGCTGATGCGGGCATTGTGATCAGTGCCTCACATAATCCGTACCAGGATAATGGTATCAAGTTTTTTTCTGCCAAGGGTACCAAGTTGCCCGACGAAGTTGAACTGGCCATCGAGGCTCAGATGGACTTGTCCATGACAACCGTTCCTTCAGGGCAGTTGGGTAAAGTTCGGCGGGTTGAAGATGCATCTGGACGCTATATTGAATACTGCAAGGGAACAGTAAATGGAAATTTAAAGCTTAAAGGGTTACGAGTTGTACTCGATTGTGCCAATGGTGCTACTTATCATGTGGCTCCCTGTGTATTTCAGGAGCTGGGTGCGGAGGTGATAGAAATCGCGTCGGCACCCGATGGATTGAATATTAATGAGGGCTCCGGTGCTACGGATGTTACTAGTCTTAGAAAAGTTGTTCAGGCTGAAGAGGCTGATCTGGGGATCGCCTTGGATGGTGATGGCGACCGGTTGATTATGGTGGATCATAATGGCACGGTCGTTGATGGTGATGAGCTACTGTATATCATTGCCAAGGCTATGCATGATCAGGGTATTCTGGCAGGTGGTGTGGTAGGTACCCTGATGTCAAATTTTGGCCTTGAGCAGGCATTTAAGCGTGAAAGAATTCCTTTTGTGCGAGCCAAGGTCGGTGACCGCTATGTTATGGAGCAGCTTCATTCCAGGGGTTGGGATCTGGGTGGCGAGAGTTCAGGGCATATCGTCTGCAAGCAAGTGAGCTCGACAGGAGATGGGATAGTGGCCGCCTTGCAGGTTCTCAAAGCTATGTCTGATGCAGGGGCTTCACTGGCTGAGTTGAAAAAAGGTGTGGTTAAGTTGCCTCAGAAGATGATTAATGTCGCCGTGCCGAAGGGGGTTGATCCACTTGGTGTGGCTGCTGTTCAAGCTGCTGTTGCTGAGGCCGAGGCTAAGCTGGGTGATACCGGGCGTGTGCTGTTACGTCCATCCGGAACGGAACCTTTGGTGAGGGTGATGGTGGAGGGAGAAAATTCGACCCTGGTAAAGGCCCTTTGTGGCTCGTTGGCAGAGGCGGTGGAAAAAGCGTTATCTAGTCTTGTATCCTGA
- the folP gene encoding dihydropteroate synthase — MLVKTLRCGQRTLDISRPVVMGVLNVTPDSFSDGGKYYRQSQLSIDVVLRQAESMLLSGAGVLDVGGESTRPGAAPVTVAEEMDRVLPVIEQLNQQFDVVISLDSSQPQVIEAASKLGLGLINDVRSLSLPGALEVAAKAELPVCLMHMQGESPATMQLKPEYDNVVKDVLGFLQQQVTRCLDAGIAADQILLDPGFGFGKSLRHNLTLLNRLDQIVDLGFPVLSGTSRKTMLGQITGRDVGQRLAGSLATALLAAQKGAALIRVHDVAETVDALNVLEAVCQESWEI; from the coding sequence ATGTTAGTAAAAACCCTGCGCTGTGGTCAGCGTACACTTGATATTTCGCGACCTGTTGTTATGGGGGTGCTAAATGTGACGCCGGACTCCTTTTCTGATGGCGGTAAATATTATCGACAGAGCCAGTTATCGATTGATGTGGTTTTGCGTCAAGCGGAAAGTATGCTGTTGTCCGGCGCTGGTGTGCTGGATGTGGGTGGCGAGTCAACCCGGCCGGGTGCCGCCCCAGTAACAGTGGCAGAGGAAATGGATCGTGTGCTACCGGTTATCGAACAACTGAATCAACAATTTGATGTAGTAATCTCTCTGGATAGCAGTCAGCCGCAGGTGATAGAGGCGGCGAGCAAGCTTGGCCTTGGTCTGATTAATGACGTGCGCTCTTTAAGCCTCCCTGGTGCACTGGAAGTGGCCGCTAAGGCTGAGCTGCCTGTGTGTTTGATGCATATGCAGGGGGAGAGTCCCGCTACTATGCAGCTTAAGCCAGAGTATGACAATGTTGTTAAGGATGTGTTGGGCTTTCTGCAGCAGCAGGTCACGCGTTGCCTGGATGCCGGTATTGCCGCAGATCAAATTCTGCTGGATCCAGGCTTTGGTTTTGGTAAAAGCCTGAGGCATAATCTCACCTTGTTAAATCGGCTGGACCAAATAGTGGACTTGGGATTTCCGGTGTTAAGTGGTACATCGCGCAAAACAATGCTGGGCCAGATTACGGGTAGGGATGTGGGTCAGCGTTTAGCCGGGAGTTTGGCTACTGCACTGCTTGCAGCTCAGAAGGGTGCGGCATTGATACGTGTACATGATGTTGCAGAAACTGTCGATGCATTGAATGTGCTTGAAGCCGTTTGTCAGGAAAGCTGGGAGATATAG
- the secG gene encoding preprotein translocase subunit SecG: METLVLIVHVLLAAAIIGLVLLQQGKGAEAGASFGAGASQTVFGSTGNSGFMVKITALVAAVLFATSFALAYFAKERASNVNDAGIPSMQVIESAAERAEELPALEVPSSSGAASSSDIPTAE; the protein is encoded by the coding sequence ATGGAAACACTGGTTCTGATCGTTCACGTATTGCTGGCAGCGGCTATTATTGGCTTGGTGTTACTGCAGCAGGGCAAAGGCGCAGAAGCGGGTGCTTCCTTCGGTGCGGGAGCCTCCCAGACTGTGTTTGGCAGTACCGGCAATTCTGGATTTATGGTCAAGATTACAGCGCTGGTAGCAGCTGTTTTGTTTGCGACCAGTTTTGCGCTTGCCTACTTCGCTAAAGAGCGTGCCTCTAATGTGAACGATGCAGGTATTCCGTCAATGCAGGTTATTGAATCTGCAGCAGAGCGGGCTGAAGAGCTTCCTGCACTTGAAGTGCCGAGTTCATCTGGCGCAGCTTCTTCAAGTGATATTCCAACAGCCGAGTAA
- the greA gene encoding transcription elongation factor GreA, whose amino-acid sequence MSRVPMTVGGEATLRQELERLKTKDRPKVIADIAEARAHGDLKENAEYHAAREQQGFIEGRIRELEYKLSQAQIIDVSKIPHTGKVIFGVTVELINLDTDETVRYQIVGDDEADIKARKISVNSPIARSLIGKEEGDIAAVNTPSGVSEYEITEVLHAS is encoded by the coding sequence ATGAGCCGTGTGCCTATGACTGTGGGTGGTGAAGCGACCCTGAGACAAGAGCTGGAAAGGCTGAAAACCAAAGATCGTCCCAAGGTGATTGCTGATATTGCTGAAGCACGCGCCCATGGGGATCTGAAAGAAAATGCTGAATACCATGCCGCACGTGAGCAGCAAGGCTTTATTGAGGGTCGTATCCGCGAGTTGGAATACAAACTTTCACAAGCGCAGATCATTGATGTTAGCAAGATCCCTCACACAGGTAAGGTCATTTTTGGTGTGACGGTTGAACTGATTAATCTGGATACGGATGAAACTGTGCGTTATCAGATTGTGGGTGATGATGAAGCTGATATAAAGGCACGCAAAATATCGGTTAATTCTCCAATCGCCCGAAGCCTGATAGGTAAAGAGGAGGGAGATATCGCTGCTGTTAATACGCCGAGTGGCGTTTCAGAGTACGAAATTACTGAGGTGCTTCACGCAAGCTGA
- the tpiA gene encoding triose-phosphate isomerase, which translates to MRKALVAGNWKMHGRIEQNKLLLDGLLTQLSGLPEADIDVVICPPLVYLAQIEALIKGSSVALGSQDVSRFSSDGAHTGESSAEMLADLGVRYVIVGHSERRSEHDETDDQVATKVVNALALELTPIVCVGETLEQREADQVADVISRQLKGAISSLRRSEAERLVIAYEPVWAIGTGKTATPEQAQEVHAFIRQYLTSVFDEELSQGVTLLYGGSVNSTNAAVLFEQVDIDGGLIGGASLKSDEFTAICRAAALSTING; encoded by the coding sequence ATGCGTAAAGCACTGGTAGCAGGAAACTGGAAAATGCACGGGCGAATTGAACAGAATAAACTTCTGCTTGATGGGCTTTTAACTCAGTTGTCCGGGCTTCCTGAAGCTGATATTGACGTGGTGATTTGTCCACCGCTGGTATATCTTGCGCAGATAGAGGCCCTGATTAAAGGCAGTAGTGTTGCCCTTGGCTCGCAGGATGTTTCCAGATTTTCCAGCGATGGCGCTCATACTGGTGAATCTTCTGCTGAAATGTTAGCTGATCTTGGCGTTCGTTATGTGATTGTTGGTCACTCTGAACGTCGAAGCGAACATGACGAGACTGATGATCAGGTAGCAACCAAGGTGGTTAATGCGTTAGCCCTTGAATTAACGCCGATTGTTTGTGTTGGAGAAACGCTTGAACAGCGTGAAGCTGATCAGGTTGCCGATGTGATCAGTAGGCAGCTTAAGGGTGCAATAAGTTCTCTGCGGCGATCTGAAGCAGAAAGGCTTGTAATTGCCTACGAGCCTGTCTGGGCAATTGGTACGGGTAAAACGGCAACGCCTGAGCAAGCTCAGGAAGTACATGCATTTATTCGACAGTATCTGACATCGGTATTCGATGAGGAGCTCTCGCAGGGCGTTACGCTCTTGTATGGTGGTAGTGTTAACTCTACCAATGCTGCGGTTTTGTTTGAGCAGGTTGATATAGATGGCGGCCTGATTGGCGGTGCGTCGTTAAAGTCTGATGAATTTACTGCTATTTGTCGCGCTGCGGCACTTAGCACAATAAATGGTTGA
- the carB gene encoding carbamoyl-phosphate synthase large subunit translates to MPKRTDIKSILILGAGPIVIGQACEFDYSGAQACKALREEGFRVILVNSNPATIMTDPSMADATYIEPIQWQTVAKIIEKERPDALLPTMGGQTALNCALDLDREGVLAEYGVEMIGATQDAIDKAEDRERFDKAMKNIGLECPRSAMAHSMEEALQVLDSIGFPSIIRPSFTMGGSGGGIAYNREEFIEICERGLELSPTKELLIDESLIGWKEYEMEVVRDKKDNCIIICSIENFDAMGVHTGDSITVAPAQTLTDKEYQIMRDASLAVLREIGVETGGSNVQFGVDPETGRMVVIEMNPRVSRSSALASKATGFPIAKVAAKLAVGYTLDELQNEITGGRTPASFEPSIDYVVTKIPRFTFEKFPQANDRLTTQMKSVGEVMAIGRTQQESLQKALRGLEVGATGLDPIIDLNAEDARTDLIRELQQPGSERIWYIGDAFRMGMSVDEIYAFSGVDPWFLVQIEDLIKDEQLVSQMALSDLTAEQMYRLKRKGFADARLATLLGVSEKQLRKQRHAFNIRPVYKRVDTCAAEFSTDTAYMYSTYEEECEANPSSREKIMVIGGGPNRIGQGIEFDYCCVHAALAAREDGYETIMVNCNPETVSTDYDTSDRLYFESITLEDVLEIVAVEKPKGVIVQYGGQTPLKLAVALEQAGVPIIGTSPESIDRAEDREQFQQMLMRLGLKQPENATVRSLEEAIIEAAKIGYPLVVRPSYVLGGRAMEIVYKESELRQYMQSAVKVSNDAPVLLDHFLNAAVEVDIDAVCDGEIVVIGAIMQHIEQAGVHSGDSACSLPPYSLAADVQDAMREMVRKMALELGVIGLMNVQLAYQDGEIYVIEVNPRASRTVPFVSKCIGVSLAKIAALVMTGRSLTELGFTEEIVPKFFSVKEAVFPFNKFPGVDPILGPEMKSTGEVMGVGESFGEAFMKAQLGAGEKMPSKGKAFISVRDVDKPGVISVARDLAELGFTIVATSGTAVLLEDNGLKIERINKVMEGRPNIVDVMKNGEIAYVINTTEGRKAIADSAAIRRTALQHKVPYTTTLAGAVAITEALKFGKEKVVRRLQDLHKGDFS, encoded by the coding sequence ATGCCAAAACGTACAGATATTAAAAGTATCCTTATCCTCGGAGCCGGCCCTATCGTTATCGGTCAGGCGTGTGAGTTTGACTATTCCGGTGCTCAGGCTTGTAAGGCGCTGCGTGAAGAAGGTTTCCGGGTCATCCTGGTGAACTCCAACCCAGCGACTATCATGACCGACCCATCAATGGCGGATGCAACCTATATTGAGCCGATTCAGTGGCAAACGGTTGCCAAGATAATCGAAAAAGAGCGCCCGGATGCGCTATTGCCAACCATGGGTGGACAGACCGCGCTTAACTGTGCCCTGGATCTTGATCGCGAGGGTGTGCTGGCTGAATACGGTGTCGAGATGATCGGTGCTACCCAGGATGCCATAGATAAAGCCGAAGACCGTGAGCGATTCGATAAGGCGATGAAGAATATCGGTCTGGAATGCCCGCGCTCAGCCATGGCGCATAGCATGGAAGAGGCGCTTCAGGTTCTTGATTCCATAGGCTTTCCTTCTATCATTCGACCCTCCTTTACCATGGGTGGCTCCGGCGGCGGTATTGCCTATAATCGCGAAGAATTTATTGAGATCTGTGAGCGTGGTCTGGAGCTGTCTCCTACCAAAGAACTGCTGATTGATGAGTCTCTGATCGGCTGGAAAGAGTATGAGATGGAGGTTGTCCGCGACAAAAAAGACAACTGTATCATTATCTGCTCTATCGAAAACTTTGATGCCATGGGTGTGCATACCGGCGACAGTATCACTGTGGCACCGGCACAGACACTGACAGATAAAGAATACCAGATTATGCGTGATGCCTCGTTGGCCGTGCTGCGTGAGATCGGCGTAGAAACCGGTGGTTCCAACGTGCAGTTCGGTGTTGATCCCGAAACGGGCCGTATGGTTGTTATCGAGATGAATCCGCGTGTTTCTCGTTCGTCAGCGTTGGCATCCAAAGCGACCGGCTTCCCTATTGCCAAAGTAGCGGCCAAGCTGGCCGTCGGCTATACCCTCGATGAGTTGCAAAATGAGATTACCGGTGGGCGTACCCCTGCCTCATTTGAGCCCTCCATCGATTATGTTGTCACCAAGATACCTCGCTTCACCTTTGAGAAGTTTCCCCAGGCTAATGATCGCCTGACCACCCAGATGAAGTCTGTGGGTGAAGTGATGGCAATCGGTCGTACTCAGCAGGAGTCATTGCAGAAAGCCTTGCGTGGTCTGGAAGTGGGTGCAACCGGACTTGATCCAATCATCGATTTGAATGCTGAAGATGCACGCACAGATCTGATTCGTGAACTTCAGCAGCCGGGTAGTGAGCGTATCTGGTACATAGGCGATGCCTTCCGCATGGGTATGAGCGTTGATGAGATCTATGCTTTTTCAGGTGTCGACCCCTGGTTCCTGGTGCAGATCGAAGATCTGATCAAGGATGAGCAACTTGTATCGCAGATGGCCTTGTCAGATCTGACTGCTGAGCAGATGTATCGCTTGAAGCGCAAAGGCTTTGCGGATGCGCGTCTGGCAACCCTGCTGGGGGTAAGCGAAAAGCAGCTGCGCAAACAGCGTCACGCATTTAATATTCGGCCGGTATATAAGCGGGTTGATACCTGTGCAGCCGAATTCTCGACCGATACGGCGTATATGTACTCAACCTATGAAGAAGAGTGCGAGGCTAATCCGAGCAGTCGTGAAAAAATCATGGTTATCGGCGGTGGGCCTAACCGTATCGGCCAGGGTATCGAGTTTGATTATTGTTGTGTACATGCGGCCCTGGCTGCGCGTGAAGATGGTTATGAGACCATCATGGTTAACTGTAACCCGGAAACCGTATCAACCGACTATGATACATCGGATCGTCTCTACTTTGAGTCGATTACACTCGAAGATGTGTTGGAAATTGTTGCTGTTGAAAAGCCCAAAGGGGTGATTGTTCAGTACGGCGGCCAAACGCCGCTGAAGCTGGCTGTGGCATTGGAGCAGGCGGGTGTGCCCATTATTGGTACCTCACCGGAGTCGATTGACCGTGCCGAAGACCGTGAGCAGTTCCAGCAAATGCTGATGCGTCTGGGGTTGAAACAACCCGAAAATGCGACTGTCAGAAGTCTTGAAGAAGCCATTATCGAAGCGGCTAAAATTGGCTATCCGCTGGTCGTGCGCCCTTCCTATGTTCTGGGTGGTCGGGCTATGGAAATAGTCTATAAGGAATCCGAGCTGCGTCAGTACATGCAGTCTGCCGTTAAAGTTTCCAATGATGCACCGGTGCTGCTGGATCACTTCCTGAACGCGGCGGTTGAAGTTGATATTGATGCGGTATGCGATGGTGAAATTGTTGTAATCGGCGCCATTATGCAGCATATCGAGCAAGCTGGCGTTCACTCGGGTGATTCCGCCTGTTCATTGCCACCCTATAGTCTTGCGGCTGATGTTCAGGATGCGATGCGTGAAATGGTCCGTAAGATGGCACTGGAATTAGGTGTTATTGGCTTGATGAATGTGCAGTTGGCCTATCAGGATGGCGAAATATATGTCATCGAAGTCAACCCGCGTGCTTCACGCACAGTACCCTTCGTTTCCAAGTGCATCGGTGTTTCTCTGGCAAAAATTGCCGCATTGGTGATGACTGGCCGGTCCTTGACTGAGCTTGGCTTTACTGAGGAAATCGTTCCAAAATTCTTCAGTGTTAAAGAAGCTGTGTTCCCATTCAACAAGTTTCCGGGTGTTGATCCGATCCTTGGCCCTGAAATGAAGTCTACAGGCGAAGTGATGGGTGTGGGTGAGAGCTTTGGCGAAGCCTTCATGAAAGCGCAACTGGGTGCCGGTGAAAAAATGCCGTCTAAAGGCAAGGCGTTTATTTCAGTTCGTGATGTTGATAAACCCGGTGTGATTAGTGTTGCCCGTGATCTGGCTGAATTGGGCTTTACGATCGTGGCGACATCTGGAACAGCTGTGCTACTCGAAGATAATGGGCTGAAGATTGAGCGTATTAATAAAGTGATGGAAGGACGTCCGAATATCGTCGATGTGATGAAAAATGGCGAAATTGCCTATGTCATCAATACCACTGAAGGACGAAAAGCTATTGCTGACTCGGCTGCTATACGTCGTACGGCACTTCAGCACAAAGTGCCATACACAACCACGCTGGCGGGTGCAGTTGCGATTACCGAAGCACTCAAGTTTGGTAAAGAAAAAGTAGTACGTCGTCTACAGGATTTACACAAAGGAGACTTCTCATGA